The Asterias rubens chromosome 1, eAstRub1.3, whole genome shotgun sequence genome segment TCCCACTCTCCTCACATGGCCAATTTCATAAgagctaagcgcaacaaaatgatgcttaccagaataacaTTACAGCCAGACTACAATGTCACTTGTAcaagttgtgactggtatcttgctcatttctaCCTAGAAGAGTTGTTTAACAATattgttaagcagctctatgaaattgggccaaatgAGAGGAGCGGATGGACCTGCCAGGGctttatcaaatgaaaaaaaaaatgaaaaaaataaaagtgaacAAAATGGACACTACAAAAGGGCGCAAGAGTTTGGTATTTAAATATCATTTGAATAATCGTTTATTGAATTGATGATTCATGTAGAGTAAAAAATTCTTTGATGAAGCTTTTCAGTTTTATAAAAACTATAATCAGTCATTTACAAAGAAGCGTTCTACCGTTAACTAATATTTGAGGAAAACTATGttagctgttgaaaaaaaaaaatctgcaatcaattttaaaaagtgattGTTTATTAAATTATGAATAGGGAAAATCACTAATCATTACTCAGCTGTCGTTCATAGATATGCTtggacactatcagtaattgctcaaaagaattgttagcatgaaaacttacttggtaacaagcaatggagagctgttgatagtataaaacatgagaaacggctccctatgaagtaaagtcgttttcgagaatgaagtaactttccgcgaatttgatttcaagacctcagaggtagattttgaggtctcgaaatcaagcatctgaaagcacacaacttcgtgtgacaagggtgttttttctttcattaatactatctcgcaacttcgatgaccaattgagctcaaattttcacaggtttattttatgcagatgttgagatacacaaagtgaaaagactggtctttgacaattaccgatggtgtccactgtctttaaaagaaccAACCATAACATTGATTGTACATGTTttacggcagtggacactattggtagttactcaaaataattattagcataaaaccttacttggtaacgggtaatggggagaggttgatagtataagacattgtgagaaatggctccctctgaagtgaagtagttttttataaagaagtatttttccacgtatagttatctcgcaactttaacgaccatctgagctcaaactttcacaggtttgttattttatgcatgtgttgagatacaccaagtgagaagactggtctttgacaactactaatagtgtccagtgtctttaaacaataattCATATAATCTAGGCCCAATTATAAAgagctgaaaatattgcttacaacatttctgcttagcaaaattaagcaagataccagtcactgACACTACATGTTTTAGCTGGTTTccttttctggtaagcaatatttttgttgtgataaaacatttcttttgcgtttaagcagctctatgaaattgagctcaGATTACAAATAACATCAAGAGCTGATATTTTCAAATCCTGTAATGTAAATTCATCTGTTCAGGATTCTTTGTATGATGCTGACGACAACTGCACCTAGGGTTGTGATGAGTATTTGTACGATGCTGACCACACCCCAAACTGTGATGCTAAGAAGTGTTTGTATGCTAAAAACCACAGCCCAAACTAGGGCTTTGAGTAATGTCTCCATCATGTTGATGCTTCAAGGAGTGTTTAGACCATCTTAAATCCAAACTATTCTATGTACTCTTGAAGAGCAGCAATTTCTTTATAAATCTTGATCAATATCACGATGTTGGACGGTTCATTGGTCCTTTGTCAAGATCGATCTGCTCTGTCAATTTCTTAGTCAGGCAATTTGTTCTTCTAATTCTAtctggttttatattttttctctGGAGGAGAAACTAGATTTCACCCTCTTTTTCTTTGGATGACAAGGTTCTTCTCTCGTGGTATGTCCAGTCAATAAATCTTTATCTGTATCACGAAGGGTGGTTCACTGATTGTTTGTCACGATCTCTCTGCTCAGTCAGTTTCTTAGTCAGGGCAATTTGCTCTTCTAGTTCTATCTGGTTTTGTCGTTTTCTGCGTTGCCTCTCCAAGTCTCTCTCCACACCTTGATGCAGACTCTGATTacagaaaaagagaaaatacaGGAAATAATTATGTCAATTTAAAATTAAGGACTTGCACAGGtattcccaggttgtattgtcaACTTGTATGTGATCCCTAGCTATGAAAGTTACCCTAAATAAAAGGATcggtcacacaggccttgaTAACGAGAACGGAAATCcctaaaaatgcacgcccttgattggttgaatgagcatgtCATATTCTGCCTGGAGCAATTTAACCAATtgatagaatgcgttctctttgcgtcatgatccagccttatcgttatcgctgcagtgtgaatCGGCCTTTAATGGTACACAGACATCATAGGTTAATCAGTTAATGGCGGAAAACTTTCTGTATCCTCCTGACACCACTTTTTCAGTTCactaatattaaaataaatggagttaaaaccatggaggtagaataacGTACAGCTTGATCCGTCTTTTTCTTGTAGTGGACACCTGTAATGATCCCTGTTGCAATCACTATAGAGGCAGCTAAAGAAACTTTGGCTGAAGTAGACATGTTCAACAAAAATCGAAGTAAATACAACACTCAGTCAGCAAATCGGGTGGTTGGTTGTTCGGTATCAATATCACTGCAGCACACGGCAGACATTATTCAGGGCCTTATGCAGCACTAGATATTAAACAACTTTATCAAGGGTGTGATGATCTGGTCAAGTGAGACAGAAGAAACGACCATGTTTGTTCTGCACCGCATCAATCAACTCGAAAGTAGTAGACTAGAATCATCATCCGTTACGCGTTTCGATCGCGATCATAATTTATCACAAAAATTCTGCACCACATAACTtacacagcgccctcaagagacCTCAAGAGTGGTGAGGTTACTACATTATAAGTAGGGGTAATCTGGGTGAATTCCACAGAAATACAAGATTGAAATAATTAGCAGTAGGAAATATTAACTGCCTTATGACTTAGTTTGACAAGGTCATTCCTTCCTACATAAAATGGTTTCATTGTGCATACAAATTGGTGggtaattttgatttgatttaccCAAACTAATAAATAGATGGTACTAACaaacctatttttaaaaatggatcggtccaacatttttttttgtcataattGATTTTTACGATGACAACAAACGCCCAACCATTTCGAACGTTTGGGTGATGTATTTTCTACCAAGCGCTTTCAACAGTTTTAATTAAGGTAAAACATTGTTACATTTTAGAGTTTATACTCACAGggtgtttgtgtttgtaaagATTTCTGGAAACGTGTTTGTATAATGCCAACATTTTTTCATTCGTTTATCGTTATGAAATAACAATTCTACCTCCACATGAAAATACTgaatcattttgattttttacaaaaattgcaaaaaaaaggaatatctcaattTTCATATTGAGCAGCCTAAATTCTTGATCTTTTTGACTTACGACGTTACGTTGAAGAAACCAAAACTGGCAGATACACGCAATAGATGGTGACAGTATACAAAAATGTGGccaatttaattaaaaactaaactttttaaatttgtaaacagGCCCTACACTATACAGGTGAGTATATAAGTTTATTATTTGGGTAAATATTTTtggtaactttttgttttgtacttaaTTTCCAACTGAATTATGCGCAGCTGGCAGGACACGATGGCAGCAGGTGCAGTATCACCGCCCTCTATTATCCCTCTAAGGGTTCCAGTGGCTGGAAAATCCAAGACCGAGATTGACACCAACACGTACATTGAACTAAAGACAGGTAAATGTATGAACAACAAATACCTTCAGGGTTTATTGTGCCATCTTGTTCAAGGGGCAGATTTCAGTGTTTCCATCTGCAACTCCGCGCTCGAACTGCACCCCTTCAACACATGTGCGTGATGTTCTACAATGGTGAACAAGATGGCACATGGAAGTGCTCAAtctcaaaggaacacgttgccttggatcggtcgagttggtctttgaaaagcgtttgtaatcgtttgttataaaatgcatatggttagaaagatgattaaaaagtagaatgcaatgatctcccacaaatggccgccCGTGtttgttgacgaggtaaaaggaaaaccacgcaattttgagtgatacttgtgtggatcattatattctacttttaaatatctttctaatcatatgcattctataacaaacggttacaaatgcttttcaaatacACActagaccgatccaaggcagcgtggtCCTTTAATATAACTTTTAAAACAGGTTGAATGGATTCCAGAAcattcatggtttgtaaacaatacaaaactttgcATTTCGGTGTGAAGTAAAACACTGCACCAAGCCAATCCATTTATTGAACAAGGGCGTGAGAATTGAGATATCACAACAATTTTGTGTTGTGAAAAAGATTTTAAGGGAGTTAAAAAATGCTAATGAAAAACTTGATCATCAGGTGCTAGTCTGGagacagcttttttttttttagtacaacCACTCTattgcttgtgttttttttcacagaactcgggaattACCAATAAAACAGTGCTTTGTACACATTAGTGTATTTGGGTCAAAatcaaatgtgttttttgttgtttttttacagattttcctGAAGCTCAGATCCACTTTACCATCGATGGTTCC includes the following:
- the LOC117294858 gene encoding protein PET117 homolog, mitochondrial-like, translated to MSTSAKVSLAASIVIATGIITGVHYKKKTDQASLHQGVERDLERQRRKRQNQIELEEQIALTKKLTEQRDRDKQSVNHPS